The proteins below are encoded in one region of Candidatus Palauibacter soopunensis:
- a CDS encoding molybdopterin cofactor-binding domain-containing protein: MATAEKYVGGGVPRKEDPKLLTGQGTFLEGLTLPGMLHAALVRSPHGSARINSVDVSAAAAAEGVVAAYSGADLADEWAAGLPMAWPVTDDIKIPDHWPVAQDVARYVGDAVAVVVATSRNAALDAAELVEVDYEVLEAVVDVEAALADDAPRVHESFDDNKSYTWALTNGDVDGAFAKADVVVSERYTQPRLIPNAMEPRAVVAQSVPSTGDFTVWSTTQIPHVAKVLFALTLGIPEGQIRVIAPSDVGGGFGSKLNVYAEEALCIALARRLGKPVKWVAGRSEGYLATIHGRDQVQKIEIAATSDGDILGYRVNIAAAMGAYLQLVAPGVPLLGAFLYCGCYGGEAYHFECTGVFTNTTPTDAYRGAGRPEATYAIERAIDSLAREVGVDAAEIRRRNFLPAGDMVQSPGGLAFDSADYEPALDRALELLDYDGFRSDQAERREGGGGKQIGVGFSSYVEICGLAPSQVLASLKYGAGGWDAATVRMLPTGKAEVVTGSSPHGQGHVTSWSQIAADALGIPYEDVTVLHGDTHVAPHGMNTYGSRSLAVAGVAVHNACDRVVDKARGLAAHLLEVAPEDLEYEAGTFSVKGVPDRTKSMPELAFAAWTAHSLPEDSEPGLEASCVYDPPNFTFPFGTHVAVVEVDTETGAVDLVRYIAVDDCGPVINPVIVDGQVHGGVAQGIAAALYEEATYAEDGTLETSSMVNYLVPSAAEFPSFETDRTVTPSTSNPMGVKGIGEAGTIGSAPAVINAIVDALSHLGVTDVPMPASPERVWRAIQAAQGGEA; this comes from the coding sequence ATGGCGACGGCTGAGAAATACGTTGGCGGCGGGGTCCCCAGGAAAGAGGATCCCAAGCTTCTCACGGGGCAGGGGACGTTCCTGGAAGGCCTCACGCTGCCCGGCATGCTGCATGCGGCGCTCGTGCGCAGCCCGCACGGTTCGGCGCGCATCAACTCGGTGGACGTTTCCGCCGCTGCGGCCGCGGAGGGCGTGGTGGCCGCGTACAGCGGGGCCGACCTGGCCGATGAATGGGCCGCGGGACTCCCCATGGCGTGGCCCGTGACCGACGACATCAAGATCCCCGATCACTGGCCGGTGGCGCAGGACGTGGCGCGCTACGTGGGCGACGCGGTGGCGGTCGTCGTCGCCACGAGCCGCAACGCGGCGCTCGACGCGGCGGAGTTGGTGGAGGTCGACTACGAGGTGCTGGAGGCGGTCGTGGACGTGGAGGCGGCGCTGGCCGACGACGCGCCGCGCGTGCACGAGTCGTTCGACGACAACAAGAGCTACACGTGGGCGCTGACGAACGGTGACGTGGACGGGGCCTTCGCGAAGGCGGACGTCGTGGTCAGCGAGCGCTACACGCAGCCGCGGCTGATCCCGAACGCAATGGAGCCGCGCGCCGTCGTCGCGCAGTCCGTCCCCTCGACGGGCGATTTCACCGTGTGGTCGACGACGCAGATCCCGCATGTGGCGAAAGTCCTGTTCGCGCTCACCCTCGGCATCCCCGAGGGCCAGATCCGGGTCATTGCGCCCTCCGACGTCGGCGGCGGCTTCGGCTCGAAGCTCAACGTCTATGCGGAGGAAGCGCTCTGCATCGCCCTCGCGCGCCGACTGGGGAAGCCGGTCAAGTGGGTCGCGGGCCGGAGCGAGGGGTACCTCGCCACCATCCACGGCCGCGACCAGGTCCAGAAGATCGAGATCGCCGCGACCTCCGACGGCGACATCCTCGGATACCGCGTCAACATCGCGGCGGCCATGGGCGCCTACCTGCAGCTCGTGGCGCCGGGCGTTCCGCTCCTGGGCGCCTTCCTCTACTGCGGCTGCTACGGCGGAGAGGCGTACCACTTCGAGTGCACGGGCGTGTTCACGAACACGACCCCGACGGATGCCTACCGGGGCGCGGGCCGGCCCGAGGCCACCTACGCCATCGAGCGGGCGATCGACTCGCTCGCGCGGGAGGTCGGCGTGGACGCGGCGGAGATCCGGCGCCGAAACTTCCTTCCGGCCGGCGACATGGTGCAGAGCCCGGGCGGGCTCGCCTTCGACTCGGCCGACTACGAGCCCGCGCTCGACCGGGCGCTGGAACTGCTGGACTACGACGGGTTCCGGAGCGACCAGGCGGAGCGCCGGGAAGGAGGGGGCGGCAAGCAGATCGGAGTCGGGTTCTCCTCCTACGTGGAGATCTGCGGGCTCGCGCCCTCGCAGGTGCTCGCCTCGCTGAAATACGGCGCCGGCGGCTGGGACGCGGCCACGGTGCGCATGCTGCCGACCGGCAAGGCGGAAGTCGTGACGGGCAGCTCGCCGCACGGGCAGGGGCACGTGACCTCCTGGTCCCAGATCGCGGCGGACGCGCTCGGGATTCCGTACGAGGACGTCACCGTCCTCCACGGGGACACGCACGTGGCGCCGCACGGGATGAACACCTACGGAAGCCGCAGCCTCGCGGTGGCGGGGGTCGCCGTGCACAACGCGTGCGACCGGGTCGTCGACAAGGCGCGGGGACTCGCGGCGCACCTGCTCGAGGTGGCGCCCGAGGATCTCGAGTACGAGGCGGGAACCTTCTCGGTGAAGGGCGTGCCCGACCGCACGAAGTCGATGCCGGAACTCGCCTTCGCGGCGTGGACGGCCCACAGCCTGCCGGAGGATTCGGAGCCCGGGCTCGAGGCGAGCTGCGTGTACGACCCGCCGAACTTCACCTTCCCCTTCGGCACGCACGTGGCCGTCGTCGAAGTGGATACGGAGACCGGCGCCGTGGATCTCGTCCGCTACATCGCGGTGGACGACTGCGGGCCCGTGATCAACCCCGTCATCGTGGACGGCCAGGTGCACGGCGGCGTGGCGCAGGGGATCGCGGCCGCGCTGTACGAGGAGGCGACGTACGCGGAGGACGGGACGCTCGAGACCTCGTCGATGGTGAACTATCTCGTGCCCTCCGCGGCGGAATTCCCGTCCTTCGAGACGGATCGAACGGTGACGCCGAGCACCTCGAACCCCATGGGAGTGAAGGGGATCGGCGAGGCGGGGACGATCGGGTCGGCGCCGGCGGTGATCAACGCGATCGTGGATGCGCTCTCGCACCTCGGCGTGACGGACGTCCCGATGCCGGCGAGTCCGGAA
- a CDS encoding 2Fe-2S iron-sulfur cluster-binding protein encodes MKRISMTVNGVRHEADVEPRTLLVHFIREQLELTGTNVGCDTSSCGACTILMNGQSVKSCTVLAVQADGADVTTVEGLASNGDWHPVQKAFHENHGLQCGFCTPGMMMAAVGYLDENPSPTEGEVRLALEGNLCRCTGYHNIVKAVLAAADDMGS; translated from the coding sequence ATGAAGCGCATCTCCATGACCGTGAACGGGGTTCGGCACGAGGCGGACGTCGAACCCCGCACCCTCCTCGTTCATTTCATCCGCGAACAACTCGAACTGACCGGCACCAACGTGGGCTGCGACACGTCTTCGTGCGGCGCCTGCACGATTCTGATGAACGGTCAGTCGGTGAAGTCGTGTACCGTGCTCGCCGTCCAGGCGGACGGCGCGGACGTGACCACCGTCGAGGGGCTCGCGAGCAACGGCGACTGGCACCCCGTCCAGAAGGCGTTCCACGAGAACCACGGCCTGCAGTGCGGGTTCTGCACGCCGGGGATGATGATGGCCGCGGTGGGATACCTGGATGAGAACCCGTCACCGACGGAAGGCGAAGTCCGGCTCGCGCTGGAGGGCAACCTCTGCCGGTGCACCGGCTACCACAACATCGTCAAGGCGGTGCTCGCGGCCGCCGACGACATGGGCTCTTAG